The Microbacterium sp. LKL04 sequence GCGCAGGCGCGTACTCGCCCCACCGGGGCGCCTGATGCGGCTGCAGCGGCGGACCGTCGTACGGTGCCGCCGGCGGCGTCGGCGCGGGCGCGGGGTCCACCGGCTGACCGTAGCCCGGCGGCTGACCGTAGCCCGGCGCCTGATCGTACACCGGCGGCTGACCGTAGCCCGGCGCCTGACCGTACACCGGGGGCTGACCGTACACGGGCGGCTGACCGTACACCGGCGGCTGGCCGTACGCGGGCGCCTGACCGTAGACCGAGGGCTGACCGTACACGGGCGGCTGGCCGTACACCGGAGGGTACGCGCCGGCGTACACGGGCAGAACCTGCACGGGTTCGGGTGCGGGCGTGATCCGCAGGGTGCGACGCCCGTCGCCACGGCGCCAGAGCCACTCGACGACTCCCACGAACGCGCCGATCATCACCACCGACGACACCAGGCTCACGACGCTCGTGTCGGTCGCCGCCGCGTCGCTGAGACCGAACACCGAGAATCCGAATGCGGCGAGGTTGTTGACGACGTGCAGCGCGATCGCGGCCTCGAGGCCCCCGGTCCGCCACGTGAGCCACCCGGCGGCAATGGCGAACACCCCGACGCTGACCTGTCCGGCCCAGTCGTACACGTGCCCCAGCACGAACAGCGGCACCGGCAACAGGATCGACCACGCGGGGTGCTTCAGCCAGCGTCCGACCGTCTGCATGAGGTACCCGCGGAAGACGTATTCCTCGGCGGTCGCCTGGAACGGGACGAGGATCAGGACGATGACGAGGGATGCCACGAAGGCGGGATTGTCCTGCGGCGGCACGAGCGTGCCCCCCGATCCTTCCTCGGCCGGCAGGAGGAAGGAGAGCGCGGAGATGACGATGTACACGACGACGGCGGCGCCCGCGCACAGCAGCAGCCACCTCCACCGGAGCGATCCGGCGACCGACGAGAGGAAGCCGACGCGCCGCCCGTTCACGAGGAACGACGACAGCAGGTAGATCGGCCACATCACCGCGAGCGACAGCAGGATGACAGCGAGCCCGAGCGGATCGGTGACGTCGATCGTCACCAACCGATCCAGAAGCGCATAGACGTCCGCGGACGGGTCCGAGGCGAAGAGGGTCAGCGCGAAGACGAACCCGATCACCGTGGACACGATGAGGTACAGCACGACGCCGATCGCCCCCGTCGCCAGGGGCGTCCACCAGCCTCGGCGTTGACGCGCGAACAGCAAGCGGTGGAAGGCGGCGCCCGGGCCGGTGGTGTCGGCGGGAAGAGCCGGCGCGGCGCGGTGGGGAACGGGGACGGGCTGCGGAACAGTCACCGTTCCATCCTGTCTCACCGCGGGACGTGATCGTACCCTCGAGCGACCCGGGATCGGAATGTCCAGCAAACCGATCGATTCCGGTGCCAGTATGGGCTCATGACCGCTGCACGCATCCTCGTCGTGGACGACGAGCCGAACATCCGGGATCTGCTCGTCACGAGCCTCCGGTTCGCCGGATACCAGGTCCGTGCCGTCGCGAACGGCGCCCAGACCATCTCGGCCGTCCTCGAAGAAGAACCCGACCTGATCATCCTCGACGTCATGTTGCCCGACATGAACGGCTTCAGCGTGACCAAGCGTCTCCGCGGAGCGGGCTACACGGCGCCCATCCTCTTTCTGACGGCGAAGGACGCCACCGAGGACAAGATCGAGGGCCTCAACTCCGGCGGCGACGACTACGTCACCAAGCCCTTCAGCCTCGATGAGATCGTCGCGCGCATCCAGGCCATCCTGCGCCGCACGATGCAGGCCGACGAGGACTCGATCATCAAGGCCGGCGAGATCACGATGGACCAGGACACGCATGACGTCCAGGTGGGCGACACCTCGATCGACCTCTCCCCGACCGAGTTCAAGCTCCTGCGCTACCTGATGCTCAACCCGAACCGGGTGCTCAGCAAAGCCCAGATCCTCGACCACGTGTGGGAGTACGACTTCAACGGCGACGCCGGCATCGTGGAGAGCTATATCTCCTACCTCCGCCGCAAGATCGACCCGCACTCCTCCGAACCGCTCATCCAGACCAAGCGCGGCTTCGGATACATGCTGAAGGCCGACCGCACCGCCTGAACGGAGGCGCCCCCTGGGCCCGACGGCATCGCAGGACCGCGTCACCTCCTGGTGGCGCGGCCTCAGCCTGCGCACCAAAGTCACCGGTGTGACCGTCAGCATCCTCGCCTTCGGCATGATCGCCGCCGGTGTGGGAACGATGATCTTCCTGCGCAACGCGCAGCTGTCCGCTGTGGACCAGTCGCTGACGCAGACGGTCACGACCGATATCGCGAGCAGTCTGATGAACGTCACGCTCGACGACGGCGGGGCGACCTTCACCCCCATCGCGGCGGCGCCGACGGACTTCTCGGTCGCGGTGTACAGCGGCAAGGGCGAGGGCGAACGCCTGGCGGTCGCGGGAGGCGACGGATCGCTCGCACCGCCGCAGTTCCCGGAGACGTTCTCGCTCGACCAGACCGTGCTCGACGGCACGGCTCCGTTCGACCTCACGTCGGCGGATGGAACCGTTCGCTACCGCGCGAGCGTCGACACGTTGCCGATCGCAGGATCGCGCGAGTACTACACGCAGCTCGTCGCACTGCCTCTCAACGACGTGAACCGGACGGTGGCCAACTACATCGGCATCTACACCGTGCTGGCCCTGTTCACGATCGTCTGCAGCGCGATCCTGACGCGCGGACTCGTCACCCTCGCCTTCCGTGGACTCGGCCAGGTCGAATCCACCGCCATGACGATCGCCCGGGGCGACTTCAGCCAACGCATGAGCGACATCGCCCCCGGCACCGAGGTCGGCCGACTGAAGACGGCGATCAACGTCATGTTGGAGCGCATCGACGAAGCGCTCGGCGAGCGCGACTCGACCGTCGATCGCATGCGGCGTTTCATCGGCGACGCGAGCCACGAGCTCCGCACGCCGCTCGTGACCGTGCGCGGGTATGCCGAGCTGTATCGCATGGGGGCTATCCAGGATCCGGAGCAGACCGCCCAGGCCATGGAGCGCATCGAGAAAGAGGCGATCCGCATGGGCGCGCTCGTCGAGGATCTCCTCGCCCTCGCGCGCCTCGACGAGCAGCGGGACGTCGCGGTCGTCCCCGTCGACCTCCGCCCGATCGCCCGGGATGCCGCCCTCGACGCGCGCGCCGCCTCTCCCGATCGCGAGGTCACGTTCTCGGGGCAGACCCCGACGTCGACGATCCCGCTCGCGGTCTTCACGGCGCAGGAACCGACGCCGAAGCGACGCGGTGGCGCGATCGCCGGTGCGGGTCGCCTGCTGCGCCGTCGTCCCCGCACGGATGCCGCGCCTCCCCCGGCGCTCCAGACGGAACCGATTCTGATCCCCGCGCCGCAGGTGGTCCTCCCCATCGTGCTCGGCGACGAGAACCGGATCCGCCAGGTGGTGGCCAACCTCCTCGGCAACGCGCGCCGGTACACGCCCGAGGGCTCGCCCATCGAACTGACGGTCGGCGCCGACCTCGATTCCGGCCGCGGGTGGATCTCGATCGCCGACCACGGCGAGGGTGTGCCCGAGCAGATCCGCAGCAAGATCTTCCAGCGCTTCTGGCGAGCCGACTCGTCCCGCACCCGCGAGACGGGCGGCTCCGGCCTCGGACTGTCGATCGTCGCTTCCATCGTCGCCACCCTGCACGGCACCATCGAGGTCACCGACACCCCCGGCGGCGGCGCGACCTTCACGGTATCCCTCCCCCTCGCGATGGACCGTGCCACGGCCGGCGAAGCCGTCGACCTGGCCACACAGCCGCTCCCGCGGGCACCCCGCTCCGAGGACTGAGCGGACTCCTCCCCAGCGGACCGGGAGCGTCGGTCCTCCCCACGCTGCGCAGCGGCGTGAGGCCGGAACAGGGCGCGCACCTAGCGTGGCGGCATCCCATCGAAAGGAACCGTCATGACCGCCTTCACCGTCGACAGCGACGCCGTCCTCGCCGCGACCACCACGATCCGCGCCACCGGCGACCGGGTCCAGTCCGAGACCGCCACGATGCTCGGACACCTCACTCAGTTGCAGGGATCGTGGACCGGCAGCGCCTCGGTCGCCTTCCAGGGAGTCGTCGAACGCTGGCGTGCCGCCCAGCGCGAACTGGATGCCGCCCTCGCCGACATCAGCACCGCACTGGGCGCCGTCGGCCAGCAGTACGCGCAGACCGAGATGGCCGCGGCGGGCATGTTCCGCTGACGTGTCCGACCGGCGAAGGGCCCTTCCCAGAGGAAGGGCCCTTCGTGTCGAGCGGAGCAGACGTGCGTGGATCAGGACGCGTCCTCGTCTTCCTCCGGGTTGAAGTGCGACGGGGTGTCGCTGTGCCCGGCGGCGACGCCGTCAGGATCGGCGGGGATGGTGCCGTCCTTCCCGAGGCCGCCCGGCTTCTCAGACCCGTCGCTGTCCGAACCGTTCTGCGGGGATTGCGCGTCGTCACCGACGACGGCGGAGTCATCGTGGTCTGTCATGGGAACCTCTCCTCGGATCGATGTGACGAGGCCCGTGCGACGCTGCGCGATGACGGCCACCGTGTACGGCGTGGACGACGCCTCACCGCACACAATGGACTCCTGCCGCCGGAGCGGATGCTCCCTTGACATTCCGCGCGGGACGCTGCGGCGGCCCTCCGGCGCCCGGGAACGACGAAGGGCCCCTCCCGGAGGAGGGGCCCTTCGTGCTGACTGTCAGCGCTGGATCAGAAGTCCATGCCGCCGGTCGGGTCGCCGGCCGGAGCCGCCGCCTTCTCGGGCTTGTCGGCGACGACTGCCTCGGTGGTGAGGAAGAGGCCGGCGATCGACGCGGCGTTCTGCAGCGCCGAGCGGGTGACCTTGGCCGGGTCGATGATGCCCGCGGCGAACATGTCGACGTACTCACCGGTCGCGGCGTTCAGGCCCTGGCCCGCGGGGAGCTCGGCGACCTTGTTCGACACGACGCCCGGCTCGAGGCCGGCGTTGAGGGCGATCTGCTTCAGCGGCGCCTGGATGGCGACCTTGACGATGTTCGCACCGGTCGCCTCGTCACCGACGAGCTCGAGCTTGGCGAACGCCTTCTCGCCGGCCTGGATGAGCGCGACGCCACCACCGGGGACGATGCCCTCCTCGACGGCTGCCTTCGCGTTGCGGACGGCGTCCTCGATGCGGTGCTTGCGCTCCTTGAGCTCGACCTCGGTCGCCGCACCGGCCTTGATGACGGCCACGCCACCAGCGAGCTTCGCGAGGCGCTCCTGGAGCTTCTCGCGGTCGTAGTCGCTGTCGGTGTTGTCGATCTCGCGGCGGATCTGGGTCACGCGACCCTCGATCTGCGATGCCTCGCCGGCACCCTCGACGACCGTGGTCTCGTCCTTGGTGATGATGACCTTGCGGGCACGGCCGAGCAGGTCGAGGGTGGCGTTCTCGAGCTTGAGACCGACCTCCTCGGTGATGACCTGGCCGCCGGTGAGGATCGCGATGTCCTGGAGCTGAGCCTTGCGACGGTCGCCGAAGCCGGGAGCCTTGACGGCAGCCGACTTGAAGATGCCGCGGATCTTGTTGAGCACGAGCGTCGCGAGAGCCTCACCCTCGACGTCCTCGGCGATGATCAGGAGCTCCTTGCCCTCCTGGATCACCTTGTCGACGACGGGGAGAAGGTCCTTGATGTTCGAGATCTTCTGGTTCGCGATGAGGATGTAGGGATCCTCGAAGACGGCTTCCTGACGGTCGGCGTCGGTGACGAAGTAGGGGTTGATGTAGCCCTTGTCGAAGCGCATACCCTCGGTGAGCTCGAGCTCGGTGCCGAAGGTGTTGGACTCCTCGACGGTGACGACGCCTTCCTTGCCCACCTTGTCGATGGCCTCG is a genomic window containing:
- a CDS encoding CPBP family glutamic-type intramembrane protease translates to MTVPQPVPVPHRAAPALPADTTGPGAAFHRLLFARQRRGWWTPLATGAIGVVLYLIVSTVIGFVFALTLFASDPSADVYALLDRLVTIDVTDPLGLAVILLSLAVMWPIYLLSSFLVNGRRVGFLSSVAGSLRWRWLLLCAGAAVVVYIVISALSFLLPAEEGSGGTLVPPQDNPAFVASLVIVLILVPFQATAEEYVFRGYLMQTVGRWLKHPAWSILLPVPLFVLGHVYDWAGQVSVGVFAIAAGWLTWRTGGLEAAIALHVVNNLAAFGFSVFGLSDAAATDTSVVSLVSSVVMIGAFVGVVEWLWRRGDGRRTLRITPAPEPVQVLPVYAGAYPPVYGQPPVYGQPSVYGQAPAYGQPPVYGQPPVYGQPPVYGQAPGYGQPPVYDQAPGYGQPPGYGQPVDPAPAPTPPAAPYDGPPLQPHQAPRWGEYAPAPDATPAPERSATADPAPSGPADSGSAGSGTDAGGSDGSTGSSSSD
- a CDS encoding response regulator transcription factor gives rise to the protein MTAARILVVDDEPNIRDLLVTSLRFAGYQVRAVANGAQTISAVLEEEPDLIILDVMLPDMNGFSVTKRLRGAGYTAPILFLTAKDATEDKIEGLNSGGDDYVTKPFSLDEIVARIQAILRRTMQADEDSIIKAGEITMDQDTHDVQVGDTSIDLSPTEFKLLRYLMLNPNRVLSKAQILDHVWEYDFNGDAGIVESYISYLRRKIDPHSSEPLIQTKRGFGYMLKADRTA
- a CDS encoding sensor histidine kinase, whose product is MTVSILAFGMIAAGVGTMIFLRNAQLSAVDQSLTQTVTTDIASSLMNVTLDDGGATFTPIAAAPTDFSVAVYSGKGEGERLAVAGGDGSLAPPQFPETFSLDQTVLDGTAPFDLTSADGTVRYRASVDTLPIAGSREYYTQLVALPLNDVNRTVANYIGIYTVLALFTIVCSAILTRGLVTLAFRGLGQVESTAMTIARGDFSQRMSDIAPGTEVGRLKTAINVMLERIDEALGERDSTVDRMRRFIGDASHELRTPLVTVRGYAELYRMGAIQDPEQTAQAMERIEKEAIRMGALVEDLLALARLDEQRDVAVVPVDLRPIARDAALDARAASPDREVTFSGQTPTSTIPLAVFTAQEPTPKRRGGAIAGAGRLLRRRPRTDAAPPPALQTEPILIPAPQVVLPIVLGDENRIRQVVANLLGNARRYTPEGSPIELTVGADLDSGRGWISIADHGEGVPEQIRSKIFQRFWRADSSRTRETGGSGLGLSIVASIVATLHGTIEVTDTPGGGATFTVSLPLAMDRATAGEAVDLATQPLPRAPRSED
- a CDS encoding WXG100 family type VII secretion target, giving the protein MTAFTVDSDAVLAATTTIRATGDRVQSETATMLGHLTQLQGSWTGSASVAFQGVVERWRAAQRELDAALADISTALGAVGQQYAQTEMAAAGMFR
- the groL gene encoding chaperonin GroEL (60 kDa chaperone family; promotes refolding of misfolded polypeptides especially under stressful conditions; forms two stacked rings of heptamers to form a barrel-shaped 14mer; ends can be capped by GroES; misfolded proteins enter the barrel where they are refolded when GroES binds) yields the protein MAKIIAFDEEARRGLERGLNTLADAVKVTLGPRGRNVVLEKKWGAPTITNDGVSIAKEIELDDPYEKIGAELVKEVAKKTDDVAGDGTTTATVLAQALVREGLRNVAAGADPISLKKGIEKAVKALSDELLAGAKEIETKDQIAATASISAADPEIGALIAEAIDKVGKEGVVTVEESNTFGTELELTEGMRFDKGYINPYFVTDADRQEAVFEDPYILIANQKISNIKDLLPVVDKVIQEGKELLIIAEDVEGEALATLVLNKIRGIFKSAAVKAPGFGDRRKAQLQDIAILTGGQVITEEVGLKLENATLDLLGRARKVIITKDETTVVEGAGEASQIEGRVTQIRREIDNTDSDYDREKLQERLAKLAGGVAVIKAGAATEVELKERKHRIEDAVRNAKAAVEEGIVPGGGVALIQAGEKAFAKLELVGDEATGANIVKVAIQAPLKQIALNAGLEPGVVSNKVAELPAGQGLNAATGEYVDMFAAGIIDPAKVTRSALQNAASIAGLFLTTEAVVADKPEKAAAPAGDPTGGMDF